The Streptomyces collinus DNA segment GCGGAGATGCCGTGCCGCATCTCGGTGACCTCGCGGCCCCACAGCCACAGCCCGAGCAGCAGCACGACCCAGGCCATGCCGGTCAGCAGGCGGCCGGTGCCGGAGAAGCGTCTCTCCATGTGATCGCGATCCTGCATGGTCAGCCCGTCCCCCGGCGGACACCGCGTCGCAGCAGGGCGATCGCCGCGGCCGCCCCCGCGAGCACCAGCCCGGTCACCCCCTGCGCCGCGCCGGGACCGGCGCCCCGCTCCTCGGCGGCGATGAGCTCGGCGGCACCGCCACCGCCCGCCCGGACGGGGGCGACGGGCGAGGCCGGCGCGCCGGGCCGGTGAGAGGGGAACGCCTCCCCGTCACGGCCGGGAGCGGACGGCTGCCCGCCCCCTTCCGGCGCGGGCTGCTGTCCGCCCTGACCGGGCGCGGGCCGCTGTCCGGCCTCACCATTCACCGGCTCACTGTGCGCGGGCGGCTGTCCGGCCTCACCGTTCACCGGCTCACTGTGCGCGGGCGGCTGTCCGGCCTCACCGTTCACCGGCTCATCGTGCACGGGCTGCTGTCCACCGGCCCCGGGCACGGGGAGTGGTGCGGCGTCCGGCCGCCGCGCCGCGCCGTCCCGGACGGTGAGTGTGCCGGTCTGCTTCGTGGCACCGCAGGTGATCCGTACGGCGTACGGACCCGGTTCGACCGTGGAGCGGACGCGGCTCTCACCGGCGAGCTCGCGCGCTCCGGTGACGGTGAGGCGGGCGTCCGCGACGAACGCCGCCGAGGCGGCCACGGCCGTCCGCTGCGCGCAGCCGGTCACGCGGAGTGTGACGTCACTGCCGGGGGCGGGGGCCGCCGGGGTCACCGAGACGCTCACCTCGTCCGCCGCGTACGCCGAGGGGGCGAGGGCGACGACGGCCAGGACGCTCGTACAGACAGTGACTCTCAGGGAACCCATCGTGAACCTCCAGACGCCTGGAGCTTCCCCCGCCCGAAGGGCCGCCGCATCCTCAGGGACGCGGCGGCTGCTCCGTGCGGGTGACGACGGGTTTGAGTCCCGCGTGTGCCGCCGCCCGGGCTCAGACCCGGTCGACGAGGTCCGCGATCGAGTCCACGACCTGCGACGGCCGGTACGGGAAGTCCTCGACCTGTTCGGGCCGGGTCAGGCCGGTGAGCACCAGGAACGTCTGCATCCCGGCCTCCATGCCGGCCAGCACGTCGGTGTCCATGCGGTCGCCGATCATCGCGCTGGTCTCGGAGTGGGCCCCGATGGCGTTCAGCCCGGTCCGCATCATCAGCGGGTTCGGCTTGCCCGCGAAGTACGGCTTCTTGCCGGTCGCCTGGGTGATCAGCGCGGCCACGGCGCCGGTCGCGGGCAGCGGGCCCTCGGTGGAGGGGCCCGTCTCGTCGGGGTTGGTGCAGATGAACCGGGCGCCGCCGAGGATGAGCCGCACGGCCTTCGTCATGGCCTCGAAGGAGTACGTGCGGGTCTCGCCGAGGACGACGTAGTCCGGCTCGTGGTCGGTCAGGATGTAGCCGATGTCGTGCAGCGCGGTGGTCAGGCCGGCCTCGCCGATGACGTACGCCGAGCCGCCCGGCCGCTGGTCGTCCAGGAACTGGGCGGTGGCCAGGGCCGAGGTCCAGATGCTCTCGATCGGCACCTCCAGGCCCATGCGGCGCAGCCGGGCGTGCAGGTCGCGCGGGGTGTACATCGAGTTGTTGGTGAGGACCAGGAAGGGCTTCCCGGACTCGGTGAGCTTCTTCAGGAAGGCGTCGGCGCCGGGGATCGGTACGCCCTCGTGGATGAGCACACCGTCCATGTCGGTGAGCCACGATTCGATGGGCTTGCGGTCTGCCATGTGCGGGATCTCCTGCCGTACGCGGTCCAGCGTGCGACCCAGCCTAGACAGTGGCGGGATCTTGCGGAATGGCCCGCGTGCGGCGTCCCGACTGGCGGGACGCCCTGCTCAGCGGCGACGGCGGGCGACGAGCAGTACCCCGCCCCCGGTGAGCAGCAGGGCCGCGGCGGCGGCGACCTGCGTGCCGGTGCCCGTCCGGGCCAGTTCCTCCGCGAAGGGGAGCCGGTCCTCGCGGGGCGGGACGGAGGCGTCGGGGTCGGTGCCGGGGCGGGTCTCCTTACCGGTGCCCGGGTCGGTGTGGGTGTCGGTGTCGGTGCCGGTGCCGGTCCCCGCGTCCCCGCCGTCGATACCGAACCGGTAGTCGTTCGACTGCCCGACCCAGTCGCCGTCGTCGTCGTGCCGCTGCACCACCGCGGCGTTGGCCGTGACGTCGTTGGGCACGGCGTCCGAGGTGAGCATGAGCCGCACCTTCACGGTGACGGTCCTGCCCGGCCCGACGGTGAACCCGGCGAACCGGTCCTCCTCGTCGGCGAAGGCCCCGACGAGCTCGTCCTCGCCGGTCTTCTCGAACCGCACGGGGTGGGCCCGCGGCCCCTCGAAGAATTCGAGGCGCGGCTGGGACGGTTCCAGGGCGCGCTTGTCGTCGACGAGCACGACGACGGGATGGATGCCGGTGCAGGTCCGGTCGGTCGTGTTGGTCAGGTCGACGTACCAGGTCCCGAACCCGCCCCCGGTCGTGTAGGAGTCCGGCCCGCCGTGGATGCGGGTGGTGAGCGGGAAGGTGTGGTCGTCGGGCGCGGCACAAGCGGGCGCCGGGGCGTCCGCGCGAGCCGGATGAGCACCGGGCAGCAGGACGGCGGCCGCCGCTGCCGCCGCCAGGCAGAGATGAGCGGGCGTGCAGAGTCGCATGATGATGTGACATTCCGACCGCCAAGGGTCGCGACACGGCGCCGCCGCGAACCGTCCCCGAACGGCGGCACGGATCCGCCCGGTCGGCGGACAGATCTACCTGCGTCCCAGGGACTTCGCGCGTGTGTGGGCCCAGCCGGCGAGGAGGACGCCGACGGCGGTGAGGGAGGCGTAGGTCAGCAGCAGCGGGACGAAGCCGCCGGGCAGCCCTCCCAGCACCCCGCGCTCACTGTCGTCGATGAGGAGCCGCACGAGCCCCTGGACGCACACCGCCAGCAGCAGCATGCCGAGAACCTGAAAGACGTCGTACTTCATGGCCTTCCTTTCCGCGATGAGGGCTACGTTACGAACGTATCAATCGATGCGGGTGCTCAGGCCTTGTGCAGCTGGCAATCTCCTGCTTACGTCACACTTTCTCGGACGCGCTATCGTGAAGAGGTGCGTGACGAAAAGAAGCGGACGTGCCGGGTCTGCGGTGCGGGGCTGGCCCGTCCCAGCCGGGGCCGTCCGGCCGTGTACTGCTCCCGGAGCTGTCAGGCCCGGGCGTACCGCAGGCGCAGGCAGCCGCTGCCCGAGCCAGGCACGCCGCCCGCCTCCCCGCCGAGGGACGTCCGGGCGCGGCAGCGGCGCCGGATCGCCGAGGCGGTGTGGCGGATCGCGGCCGGGCAGGGCCTGGACGCGGCCAGCATGCGCAGGATCGCGGTGGAGGCGGGGGTGTCACTGCGGGTCGTGCAGTACCACTTCGAGTCCAAGCACGCCCT contains these protein-coding regions:
- a CDS encoding HAD-IIA family hydrolase → MADRKPIESWLTDMDGVLIHEGVPIPGADAFLKKLTESGKPFLVLTNNSMYTPRDLHARLRRMGLEVPIESIWTSALATAQFLDDQRPGGSAYVIGEAGLTTALHDIGYILTDHEPDYVVLGETRTYSFEAMTKAVRLILGGARFICTNPDETGPSTEGPLPATGAVAALITQATGKKPYFAGKPNPLMMRTGLNAIGAHSETSAMIGDRMDTDVLAGMEAGMQTFLVLTGLTRPEQVEDFPYRPSQVVDSIADLVDRV
- a CDS encoding LPXTG cell wall anchor domain-containing protein; translation: MRLCTPAHLCLAAAAAAAVLLPGAHPARADAPAPACAAPDDHTFPLTTRIHGGPDSYTTGGGFGTWYVDLTNTTDRTCTGIHPVVVLVDDKRALEPSQPRLEFFEGPRAHPVRFEKTGEDELVGAFADEEDRFAGFTVGPGRTVTVKVRLMLTSDAVPNDVTANAAVVQRHDDDGDWVGQSNDYRFGIDGGDAGTGTGTDTDTHTDPGTGKETRPGTDPDASVPPREDRLPFAEELARTGTGTQVAAAAALLLTGGGVLLVARRRR